The genome window GAGCTCGATCGTGAAAAACAACAAGAGCTTAATTTGATTCTCACAGCTTTAGATGGAGGCTCTCCTCAGAGATCAGGTACGGTAGTCATACACGTCACTGTGCTGGATGCTAATGATAACGCCCCAGTGTTCAGCCAGGCCGTTTATAAAGCCAGTCTGCCTGAAAACTCTCCTGTAGATACAGTAGTGGTCACAGTGAGCGCTACTGATGCAGACGAGGGAGTCAATGGAGAGGTCACTTATGAATTTGGACATGTTACTgatgatgtgaaaaaaatatttagtattGACCGTAAAGTCGGTGAGATAAGAGTAATTGGTACTGTAGATTATGAAACAACGACCTCATTTGAAATACGCGTTAAAGCAAAGGATGGTTTAGGGCTTTCGTCTTATGCTAAGGTAGTAATTTCTATCACAGATGTGAATGACAACGCTCCTGTAGTCAGTTTGAAATCAATGACTAACCCCATACCTGAGAACGTGTCACCTAGTACAGAGGTGGGCATCATTAACGTGCAGGACAGAGACTCTGAGACTAACGGACAGGTCCGCTGCTCCATTCAGCAAGGTGTCCCTTTTAAGTTGGTTCCTTCTATCAAAAACTATTATTCTCTGGTGACCACAGGACAACTGGACCGTGAACTAGTGTCTGATTACAACATTACGATCACTGCCACTGACGAGGGCTCTccacctctgtcctcctctaaaACTGTTCAGTTATCTGTAGCAGACATCAACGACAACCCACCTGTGTTTGAGGAACAGTCGTACAGCGCATATGTGAGTGAAAATAACAAACCTGGCTCGACTTTATGTTCCGTTAGTGCTCGAGACCCCGACTGGAGACAAAACGGTACAGTGATTTATTCTCTGTTACCCGGTGAGGTGAACGGTGCCCCGGTGTCCTCCTATCTGTCTGTTAACGGAGACACGGGGGTGATCCACGCTGTGAGGTCGTTTGATTATGAACAGTTGAGGAGTTTTAAAGTCCAGGTGATGGCCAGAGACAACGGTTCTCCTCCGCTCAGCAGCAACGTGAGCGTCAGTGTGTTCATATCGGATGTGAATGACAACTCTCCTCAGATACTGTACCCCGCCCCGGAGGGCAACTCCTTCATGACCGAGCTGGTCCCCAAAGCTGCACACGGAGGCTCTCTGGTGTCCAAAGTGATCGCGGTGGACGCGGACTCCGGACAGAACGCCTGGCTGTCCTATCATATAGTGAAGTCCACTGATCCGGGACTTTTCACTATTGGTCTCCACAGCGGAGAGATCAGGACCCAGCGGGACATTTCTGAGTCTGACAGCATGAAACAGAACCTGATTGTGTCAGTGAAAGATAACGGacagccctctctctctgccacctGTTCCATGTATTTACTGATTTCTGATAACTTGGCTGAGGTGCCAGAACTGAAGGACATTTCTTATGATGAGAAGAATTCCAAACTGACCTCTTATCTGATCATCGCGCTGGTGTCTGTGTCCACCTTTTTCctgaccttcatcatcatcatcctgggTGTGAGGTTCTGTCGCAGGAGAAAGCCCAGACTGTTGTTTGATGGAGCAGTAGCCATCCCCAGCGCTTATCTCCCTCCTAACTACGCAGATGTTGACGGCACAGGAACTTTACGCAGCACTTACAATTATGACGCGTACCTGACAACAGGTTCAAGAACCAGTGACTTTAAGTTCGTGACATCATACAATGACAACACACTGCCTGCTGACCAGACTCTGAGGAAAAGTCCTTCAGACTTTGCTGATGCATTTGGAGAATTGGAGGAGTGTGTAGAGGTATGAAAACACATAGTATGAGTTTGTCcagagtttaataaaaaaaacaagcaattttaCATGTTCCtcgcaaacattttttattttttattgaattgcATATCTCCTAGACAGCTTTTTCCAAACTTAAAGTAGGCCTATTGTATTCTTCTTGCTTTGTGGGTAATAATGGACTGTTTTGTGTAAATGTCCCTTTTTGTCTTTAACGTCTGTCCCTCTTGTTCAGCCTTTCTGCTTAAACTAGTCATTGGCTGTAGATGAATTTCAGCTGGCTTCCTTAAAGTTTTCCTAGAGTTTCCATGCTTACATCCGTTTCATACTGTGAAGATGTAACATTAGATTAATTAGTtccatttttgttaattttaattgtttatcCTACTCTGGCTTCTTGGTTTCAGTCTATTTTACATATGGATGCATTCTTGACACTTGAAACAGTTTATCAACCAGACTGTGAGGAAAAGTCCGTCTGacgttgctgaggttttttggAGAATTGGAGGGGTCCTCAGTATGAGTTGTCTCTCTCACATTGACTTTCATTCatacaaatactttttttatgaaACATGCATTCCTCTAAAACTGTTCCGTCTTCGTTTCATAAATATGTTATCTGCCAGCTTATCCTGAAAGTAGGTCCTTTTTCCCATCATCTTGCGTGTAATTGTTTCTTGTAGCCTTTCTTTTTGAATGAGCTTTTTGAggattccctttttcttttttccccttttttagaTACAAAATTAATCGTCTCTCAGAGCAGGTGAttcttttaatttcttaaactgcttttttaaaggtttcattttaattgatgttcatttctaatttttctatgtttgcatattttttttagaatagtTCATATTTGAAATTCATGGTTTCACCTTCAAACTGCAGTGTCTTATCATCATAATGTCATTGTCATTGACAACCTTACTGAATGGCTTTCACTTGTCAATCACTGTCTTGTTCTCTGTGTACTCTCAAGAAGTTACTGGTTGCTCTCTGGTGCTGGAATAAGTCAAGGCATGTTAGTATATTTCTGGTGTTTAAGTTTTTCAAGTAAGTCAGGGAGTGCTGGATGTGATGCTTGTTTACCTCAGTTTAGTGATGATCATTGATAAAGTGAAATGTGATTAAGTCATGGGGTTGTTATGCATTGTTCTTTGAGTCGTATTCTGAATAGATTCTTTACTCTTTagatgaaacattttcaaagcTTCCATGTGAGCCAAATATTTTGTCGGGGCAAATCATTCACTGTTGTCGATTATGTTGTTCGGCCCTTCTTCAAAGATGACATGGCTACACTTATTTTTGAAGTCCTCTTTCTTCGTTTGTTGTTAGTGTGTAGcacttatttttattacatcacCATTAATATCACATTCCGTGGCAACTAAGCAAATGATTTAATAGAAACACAAAAGTGATATCGACATCACTTATCAACTTTAAAGCAACTTACAGTATGCAGTGTAACTGGGTCTTGGGGACCATTTTCAATATATGCATGGTCATGGTCATTTTGGAAAAGGGAAAGATGTATCTGGCCATATTTGCAACCTTATATCATTTACAAGTGCTTATTTTGTCAGAAAAATGAGTGAATGTTGTGTTATAAATGTAGTTTGTCAGTTTCAATAGAAGTGGCTATCATATATCTTCAGTGCTTGTGTTGATGCTCacctttattatattataagtgTTAGTTGTGTTTTTGAGAAAATACTGACTATCAGGCTGCATCATTTATCTCCATTCTATGCCTTtgaatcatgatttttttttatttgctgcgGGATGTAGGCTGGGTCCTTTTTTTAGTGACCCTTTTCAATATATTTATGGTCATTGTGGAAGAGGGAAAGATGTCTCTTGCCATATTTACAACCTCATATTTTTTACAAGCGCTGTTTTTGTCAGTAAATATCCCCATAGGTGATCAATAAAGGCTTATCTAAATATTGTCTCTGTCACAAACCTTTCTAGTTCAAGGTTATGTCACTATAGTATCCAGGAGACTCCTATATGTCTCTCATAGGTTAGGATCTAACATATGTGGTGTATGTGTTACCATTACACAAATAATGGCTGGTATGAATAGGTTTTAAGTCATCTGACTTAAAACCTATTCATTCCGGCCATTATTTGTGTAATGGTAACACATACACCACAATTGGACACTGCTTGCATTATGTAGATCTCTACATTTGAAGCGAGTCCACTCCTCTTCtgaaaaatcatgttaaattgACCCACTGTGTTTGAGCTTTgttgtgtttgatttatttctgaTTTTACCACAGCTTATGAATGAAGTAAATATAGAAACAAATGAATGAGTGTTGTGTTATAAATGTAGTTTGTCAATTTCAATAGAAGTGGCTGTCTGATAGAGATGTCTTCAGTGCTTGTGCTGACGTTGTCCTTTACTAAATTATTACTGTTAGTTGGGTTCTTGAGAAGATACTGACTATCAGGCTGCATCATTTATCTCCATTCTGTGCCTttgaatgatgtttttttttttttaaattgctgcaAGGTGTGGGCTGGATGCTTTTTTCTCTTCACCTTATGTGGGGAATTAAAATCAATTACCTGTAACAACTACATACCACCATCATATCTTTGTAGATTGGCAGtgttatataactttataatgGTGTTGTGGCTGTAGAGATGTGTTAAGATAAATGCATTCCCACAGCTAAGTTTTCTGACTTATTGACTTTTGCACTGAGGCTCCTCTTCATTGATTGGAATACTTTTTCCTATGATTGAGTCGCGATATAATTTCTATCTTAGTCAAAAGTGAAACAAAGTTTCTGTTTATAAATGTAATGCATGTCTCCTTTTTCtggaacataaaaaaatgaacttttGTCTACACAAGTTGAAGCTGATTGTCAGATGTCAGGCCAAGTGGGGTCAAAGGCAGACCTGCTTGATTAGCCTGTTATGAACTTGGTGATGTCAGCATGGATTTAGTTCACATAATATGATGCAGTCATAATAGTTATATAGTCACCTGTTGTCAGGTAATCAATAAGCCTTCAATGGTCACCTGAGGGGAAAgccaataaaatgtattaaagaacagaaaaaaaaatgtggtggaATATAGGCTGAGCATATAGAGAGATACTATCTTCGTGCCACTGCAGACAATAGTTTTCAGTATAGCCAATTGTAAAACTCTGTGATATGATGACACAGTTGATTGAGAtgtggtgtatttttttcaattgcAACTCTGATCATTAAGCAATAGTAGCTCTTTGTAGTCATATTCATGCTAGTACATTTAGATTGTATGGCTGGCTTTTAAGAAAATACAACCCTCTGAAAGTCAAGAATTCCACATCTGATCCACACATCAGGTCATGGTGACAGATgttagttttatatatttaaccaGGCCGCATACAGTGAAGATGGACCATGGTCCATTCCTTGGAGAAATATGCCTTTGATTAAATGGCAGAAATTCAACTCAGTGCCCCATATCTGAGGATTAACAGATGATAACTATATTACCATGGCTGGGATGCAGTTACAAATGATGACAATTACTTTCCCTAACCAAAATTATTTTCCATACTAATAGCCATTCAGCACcatattatttcattaaaatgtatcTCATCTAATTGTGCTGATTCTAACAATTTAAACGCTGTCTGAACTTATTTTGTAGACCTATTTTGGATAAAGTTAAAGTGTGGCTTGAAAAGTTGTCTTCAGGCCAGTCTGTGTTTTATGAATCAATTAATTGCACAATAGTGCTCTTGCAACTGGTCTCTGTGGTTACAATTGTAAATAATGAGGTAAAattacctttatttttattgagagGACAAAGTAACTTAGGTtacaaacatctttttttaaacagtgttaTTTTGGAAATTAACTCAAGGTGTCGCTATACACCAGCCTTAAAATGGTTTAGTTCCTCTATCCTTTGTGGACGGGCTTCTTGTTCGCCCATTGCGTAGTCTAGATACTACAGGCACAACCACGTTGAATTGCTGCTGCTATTCGTGTTATTTGGAGCAACTGCGTTGGTTGCTTTGAGTCTTTCACGACTAAGGAACTCATCCTTGACGATGGGTTTGAAAATGATCGCCTCCTGCTTCTATTTCCTCCTTTTTGTGAATGCCGCGTATGGAGACATGAGCTATTCTTTTCCAGAGGAGATGAAACGAGGATCAGTTATTGGAAATATGGCCAAGGATCTGGGGCTGGGGACGGGCGCGTTCTCTAACAGAAGAGCCCGTATTGACACCGACGGGACTGATAAACGTTACTGTGACATTAACCTGAATAACGGAGAGCTGATTGTCGCCGACAGGATTGACCGAGAGGGGCTTTGTGGAGAAAAGGCTTCGTGCATCCTGAAACAAGAGCTGGTGCTGGAGAATCCTCTCGAGCTCCATCGGATTAGTCTTCACATTCAAGACATTAATGATAACTCTCCTCAATTTAAAGAAGACTTAATTAATTTAGAAATTCACGAGTTGGCAGTAAGGGGAGCTCGTTTTGTGTTAGAGGAGGCGCACGATGCGGATGTAGGACAAAACTCAGTCCAGCAGTACAGCCTTAAAAAGAATGATCATTTCAATTTGGCCGTTGATGAAAACACAATAGAGCTTGTTCTTGAAAAGGAGCTCGACCGTGAAAAACAACAAGAGATTAATTTGATTCTTACAGCTTTAGATGGAGGCTCTCCTCAGAGATCAGGTACTGTAGTCATACACGTCACTGTGCTGGATGCTAATGATAACGCCCCAGTGTTCAGCCAGGCCGTTTATAAAGCCAGTCTGCCTGAAAACTCTCCTGTAGATACAGTAGTGGTCACAGTGAGCGCTACTGATGCAGACGAGGGAGTCAATGGAGAGGTCACTTATGAATTCGGACATGTTACTgatgatgtgaaaaaaatatttattattgacCGTAAAATTGGTGAGATTAGAGTTATCGGTACTGTAGATTATGAAACAACGTCCTCATTTGAAATACGCGTTAAAGCAAAGGATGGTTTAGGGCTTTCGTCTTATGCTAAGGTAGTAATTTCTATCAAAGATGTGAATGACAACGCACCTGTAGTCAGTTTGAAATCAATTACTAACCCCATACCTGAGAACGTGTCACCTGGTACAGAGGTGGGCATCATTAACGTGCAGGACAGAGACTCTGAGACTAACGGACAGGTCCGCTGCTTCATTCAGCAAGGTGTCCCTTTTAAGTTGGTTCCTTctattaaaaactattattcTCTGGTGACCACAGGACAACTGGACCGTGAAGTAGTGTCTGATTACAACATTACAATCACTGCCACTGACGAGGGCTCTccacctctgtcctcctctaaaACTGTTCAGTTATCTGTAGCAGACATCAACGACAACCCACCTGTGTTTGAGGAACAGTCCTACAGCGCATATGTTAGTGAAAATAACAAACCTGGCTCCACTTTATGTTCCGTTAGTGCTCGAGACCCCGACTGGAGACAAAACGGAACAGTGATTTATTCTCTGTTACCCGGTGAGGTGAACGGTGCCCCGGTGTCCTCCTATCTGTCTGTTAACGGAGACACGGGGGTGATCCACGCTGTGAGGTCGTTTGATTATGAACAGTTGAGGAGTTTTAAAGTCCAGGTGATGGCCAGAGACAACGGTTCTCCTCCGCTCAGCAGCAACGTGAGCGTCAGTGTGTTCATATCGGATGTGAATGACAACTCTCCTCAGATACTGTACCCCGCCCCGGAGGGCAACTCCTTCATGACCGAGCTGGTCCCCAAAGCTGCACACGAAGGCTCTCTGGTGTCCAAAGTGATCGCGGTGGACGCGGACTCCGGGCAGAACGCCTGGCTGTCCTATCATATAGTGAAGTCCACTGATCCGGGACTTTTCACTATTGGTCTCCACAGCGGAGAGATCAGGACCCAGCGGGACATTTCTGAGTCTGACAGCATGAAACAGAACCTGATTGTGTCAGTGAAAGATAACGGacagccctctctctctgccacctGTTCCATGTATTTACTGATTTCTGATAACTTGGCTGAGGTGCCAGAACTGAAGGACATTTCTTATGATGAGAAGAATTCCAAACTGACCTCTTATCTGATCATCGCTCTGGTGTCTGTGTCCACCTTCTTCctgaccttcatcatcatcatcctgggTGTGAGGTTCTGTCGCAGGAGAAAGCCCAGACTGTTGTTTGATGGAGCAGTAGCCATCCCCAGCGCTTATCTCCCTCCTAACTACGCAGATGTTGACGGCACAGGAACTTTACGCAGCACTTACAATTATGACGCGTACCTGACAACAGGTTCAAGAACCAGTGACTTTAAGTTCGTGACATCATACAATGACAACACGCTGCCTGCTGACCAGACTCTGAGGAAAAGTCCTTCTGACTTTGCCGAAGTTTTTGGAGAATTGGAGGAGTCCTTAGAGGTATGAGTTGCCTCCCTCGCATCCACTTTCATTCATACAAATAGCTTTTATGAAACATACATTCCTCTTAAACGGTTTCGTCTTCGTTTTATAAATATGTTATCTATCAGCTTTTCttgaaattagttttttttttgtccatcatCTTGCGTGTAAATATTGTCATGTGGCCTTTCTGTTTGAATGAGCTTTTtgaagattctttttttttcatctctcaGAGCAGgtgtttcttttaatttcttaaaCTGCTAGttcaaatgtttcattttaattgatGTTCATTTATACTTTTTCTatgtttgcatattttttgagaATAGTTCATATTTGAAATTCATGTTTTCATCTTCAAACTGCAGTGTCTTATCATAATGTCATTGTCATTGACAAACTTACTGAATGGCTTACACATGTCAATAACTGTCTTGTTCTCTGCATACTCTCAAGAAGTTACTGGTTGCTCCCTGGTGCTGGAATAAGTCGAGGCATGTTAGTATATTTCTGGTGTTTAAGTTTTGTAAGTAGGTCAGGGAGTGCTGGATGTGATGCTTGTTTACCTCAGTTTAGTGATGATCATTGATGAAGAGGAATGTGATTAACTCACAGGGTTTTTCTTTGAGTTGTATTCTTAATAGATTCTTTACTCTTTagattaaacattttcaaagctTCTATGTGAGCCAAATATTTTGTCGGGGCTAATCATTCActgttgttgatgatgatgttgttcGGCCCTTCTTCAAAGATGACATGGCTACACTTATTTTTGAAGTCCTCTTTCTTCGTTGTTAGTTTGTAGcacttatttttattgcaccacCATTAACATCACATTCTGTGGCAACTAAACAAATGTGTATGTGTTACTATTACACAAGTAATGGCCGGTATGAATAGGTTTTAAGTCATCTAACTTAAAACCTATTCATACCAGCCATTATTTGTGTAATAGTAACACATACACCACAATTGGACACTGCTTGCATTATGTAGGTCTCTACATTTAAAGCACCACTCCTCTTctgaaaaaacatgttaaattgaCCCACTGTGTTTGAGCTTTgttgtgtttgatttatttctgaTTTTACCACAGCTTATGAATGAAGTAAATCTAGAAACAAATGAATGAGTGttgtgttataaatgtattttgtc of Centropristis striata isolate RG_2023a ecotype Rhode Island chromosome 12, C.striata_1.0, whole genome shotgun sequence contains these proteins:
- the LOC131981930 gene encoding protocadherin beta-16-like, whose amino-acid sequence is MGSKMIASCFYFLLFVNAAYGDMSYSFPEEMKRGSVIGNMAKDLGLGTGAFSNRRARVDTDGTDKRYCDINLNNGELIVADRIDREGLCGEKASCILKQELVLENPLELHRISLHIQDINDNSPQFKEDLINLEIRESAVRGARFVLEEAHDADVGQNSVQQYSLKKNDHFVLAVDENTIELVLEKELDREKQQELNLILTALDGGSPQRSGTVVIHVTVLDANDNAPVFSQAVYKASLPENSPVDTVVVTVSATDADEGVNGEVTYEFGHVTDDVKKIFSIDRKVGEIRVIGTVDYETTTSFEIRVKAKDGLGLSSYAKVVISITDVNDNAPVVSLKSMTNPIPENVSPSTEVGIINVQDRDSETNGQVRCSIQQGVPFKLVPSIKNYYSLVTTGQLDRELVSDYNITITATDEGSPPLSSSKTVQLSVADINDNPPVFEEQSYSAYVSENNKPGSTLCSVSARDPDWRQNGTVIYSLLPGEVNGAPVSSYLSVNGDTGVIHAVRSFDYEQLRSFKVQVMARDNGSPPLSSNVSVSVFISDVNDNSPQILYPAPEGNSFMTELVPKAAHGGSLVSKVIAVDADSGQNAWLSYHIVKSTDPGLFTIGLHSGEIRTQRDISESDSMKQNLIVSVKDNGQPSLSATCSMYLLISDNLAEVPELKDISYDEKNSKLTSYLIIALVSVSTFFLTFIIIILGVRFCRRRKPRLLFDGAVAIPSAYLPPNYADVDGTGTLRSTYNYDAYLTTGSRTSDFKFVTSYNDNTLPADQTLRKSPSDFADAFGELEECVEV
- the LOC131981931 gene encoding protocadherin gamma-A11-like; amino-acid sequence: MGLKMIASCFYFLLFVNAAYGDMSYSFPEEMKRGSVIGNMAKDLGLGTGAFSNRRARIDTDGTDKRYCDINLNNGELIVADRIDREGLCGEKASCILKQELVLENPLELHRISLHIQDINDNSPQFKEDLINLEIHELAVRGARFVLEEAHDADVGQNSVQQYSLKKNDHFNLAVDENTIELVLEKELDREKQQEINLILTALDGGSPQRSGTVVIHVTVLDANDNAPVFSQAVYKASLPENSPVDTVVVTVSATDADEGVNGEVTYEFGHVTDDVKKIFIIDRKIGEIRVIGTVDYETTSSFEIRVKAKDGLGLSSYAKVVISIKDVNDNAPVVSLKSITNPIPENVSPGTEVGIINVQDRDSETNGQVRCFIQQGVPFKLVPSIKNYYSLVTTGQLDREVVSDYNITITATDEGSPPLSSSKTVQLSVADINDNPPVFEEQSYSAYVSENNKPGSTLCSVSARDPDWRQNGTVIYSLLPGEVNGAPVSSYLSVNGDTGVIHAVRSFDYEQLRSFKVQVMARDNGSPPLSSNVSVSVFISDVNDNSPQILYPAPEGNSFMTELVPKAAHEGSLVSKVIAVDADSGQNAWLSYHIVKSTDPGLFTIGLHSGEIRTQRDISESDSMKQNLIVSVKDNGQPSLSATCSMYLLISDNLAEVPELKDISYDEKNSKLTSYLIIALVSVSTFFLTFIIIILGVRFCRRRKPRLLFDGAVAIPSAYLPPNYADVDGTGTLRSTYNYDAYLTTGSRTSDFKFVTSYNDNTLPADQTLRKSPSDFAEVFGELEESLEV